CCAGCATCGCCGGCAGCACACTGCGCTTCTACGCCTGGAACTTCGATACCGAATCATGGACACAGATAGGCAGCGACTTCTCCATGACCACTTCTATCGCCTCCTATTCCTCATGGGCCGCATGGGGCAAGGTGTATGCAGACTATATCGACGGCAGCCAATACATGTACATCTTAGCCATCCTGAATACCGCAAACGCTAACATCAACGTAGATTACCTCAAGCTCACCGTAGCACATCCATAGATACCCGTAGTCGATTAAGATTATTCAGCAAGATAATCTAAATCTCACAGTTAAGCATAAGCTTGGAGGAATCGCCAAAAAAGTCTGGAGCGGGTGATGGGATTCGAACCCACGACTCTTTGCTTGGGAAGCAAATACTCTACCACTGAGTTACACCCGCGAAATTCGTATCTATTCTAGCCCGCAAAACCCTATCTGTAAAGAGAGGGTGCTTGCTTCGTCAAATTCCGGCACCGACATCGCCGGCCTGCTTGAAGGTTACCGGCTGTGCGCCGCCACCGAAGGGAAAAGCCCTAACTCCACGGCAATCGTTATCAACAGTATGAGATACCTCAACGACTTCCTCAGTTGCAGCGGCCTGAGCACCGACGTGACCGTAATAGGCACGCGGGAAATCAGGGCCTTCATCCTCTACCTGCAGCAGAAGGTATGCTTGAGCCATCACCCCTATAGCAAGCCGCAGCAGAGGGGTCTCTCCGGACATACCGTGAATACCTACATGAGGTCCATCCGGGCCTTCTGGTCCTGGCTCGTCGAGGAAGAGATCATCGAGCAAAATCCCTTCTCAAAACTTAAAATACCGAAGCCGCCCAGGAAGATCATAGCCACCTTCTCCCCGCACCAAATCGATTCCCTGTTAAGCGCCATGAACGGCTCGGCGGAGGGCTATCGCAATACGGTCATCGTCCTTACCTTGCTAGATACCGGCCTGCGCATAAACGAGCTGATAAATCTGAAAATTGGAAACGTCTGTATTGAAGAAGGGCTGGTCAAGGTCCTGGGCAAGGGCAATAAGGAGAGGCTGGTACCCATCGGTAAGCAGATTCGCAAACTGCTATGGCGCTACATCCATCAATATCGCCCCGAACCGGTTCTGCCTAAAATAGATAACCTATTTCTGACCCAGGACGGCAGGCCGCTGACCAAGAACCGCGTGGGTACTACAATGAAACGCTACGGCGTCATAGCCGGGCTTAGCGGCGTCAGATGCTCCCCTCACACTTTGAGACATACCTTTGCCATTAATTTTCTTAGAAACGACGGCGATGTTTTCAGCCTGCAGAAGATATTGGGGCACTCATCACTTGAGATGACCAGGCGCTATTGCGAGTTGGCTAATGTGGATATTAAGAAGGCTCATGCTACGGCCAGCCCCGTGGATAATCTCGCGATGGAAAGGAAACTGGCTGTAGCCCGCGCTGCCAGGGACAGTAAAACTAAAAAGCGTTGAGATTAGCTGCCGTCGGCGGCTTCTTCGATGATTGAAGATAGTGCCGTTATATACGGTACTGCGTCTTTTCGCACCTTTCGTGCCCCGGCGACTATTTTGCCAATGCGTTCATCGTTGGCATATCGGGCGGCTAGGGAGACAGTAGCTTCCCTGCACTTCTCCATTTCGTCCAAAGAGCCCATGGCGAGATGATAGTTATGAGCATCTGCAGGCACAAGCCAGCAGTTGCCGGATTGTTCTTGAAGAATCTCCAGGTTCGGTTGCTTCTCGGAAGCGAAGTTGTCCACAGCAAATTCATAGATATACTTGGAAACGTTGTCCAGATAGCTTTCCCTTATTGCGGGGGGAGTGCCCGAGAGCCCACCCGTTTCACCTGCACCCCAAGTGCTGACATTAAAACTGAGAACTGCCCCTGGAGGGTTGTCCAAGAGCAAATTCGTTTCATCCTTGGCCTTGCTTCGGATTTCCGCCGCCAGAGCGCAACACATATAAACAAGTCTATCAAGCGATTTTCGCCACCGGTCATAGTATCCAAACTCCGAAAAGGAGGCTTTCATTCTGGCCATAAAAAGCGGATGGAGATGATCCATTTCTACCGATAGTTTTACCACCAGTTCGCCCCGATCCATCCAGAGCTTTAGCCCAGCCTCAGAGGTCTGTGGGGGATAACCGGTATCGGGAAGTCCCCAAATAGACCAGTCCTTTGCGCTGATATTGGAAATGCTGCTATGAAGCTGGATAGCTAAATCCTTGATTTCTTGAAATCTTGGCCGTATAAGATGGTCCTGTCGGTAGTGTCGAAGAATAACACCCG
This portion of the Dehalococcoidia bacterium genome encodes:
- a CDS encoding tyrosine-type recombinase/integrase encodes the protein MLASSNSGTDIAGLLEGYRLCAATEGKSPNSTAIVINSMRYLNDFLSCSGLSTDVTVIGTREIRAFILYLQQKVCLSHHPYSKPQQRGLSGHTVNTYMRSIRAFWSWLVEEEIIEQNPFSKLKIPKPPRKIIATFSPHQIDSLLSAMNGSAEGYRNTVIVLTLLDTGLRINELINLKIGNVCIEEGLVKVLGKGNKERLVPIGKQIRKLLWRYIHQYRPEPVLPKIDNLFLTQDGRPLTKNRVGTTMKRYGVIAGLSGVRCSPHTLRHTFAINFLRNDGDVFSLQKILGHSSLEMTRRYCELANVDIKKAHATASPVDNLAMERKLAVARAARDSKTKKR